TTATCCCATGTATTAAGAGGTTTTCTTTTTACCGTATTGCATTCATGGAAGTCATGAATTGAGtaaaaacaatagaaatatTCTTCATGGATCTTTTTCCAAATAAGCATAACCTCCACTTCTGGTTAATTTGATGACCCAAGTTGGTACCTTTCTGCGCAAATTTTGATATTCCATAGTGAAGAACTAAATACCAAGGGTCTTTTTGACAATGTTTATTAGAAATgtgttaggttttttatttcttaaaaacaaggggaaaaaaaattgtgttaagTATAGGACAGAATAaatacttctctctctctctctctctctctctctctctatatatatatatatatatatgtgacaAGATTGCTAAGTTGTAAATGTGCATTTTCCCTCCTGCATTTTTTTTCACACATTTCGAAGAGGATGAAGTTCTCCTTCATCGCCCCAACCTAGGGTTCAAAGGGTTTTAGTACCTTTTCCCAGAGAACCCTTGTGATACCTCCATGTATGCATTTAAAACACCCATAGTGAATGGGAATACACCAACGATAAAAGGATCCCCATTCAGCAGGACCTTAGAAAACTTTCTTGAAAATATGAGCTACACATGAATGACAACTTTTTTCTGAACACCCATTTAGCTTGGCATGTAGGTTCTTCCTCACGCTGGCAGCATGGGAACCCTATCCCTAAAATATTTTAAGCAAAATAAACACAGCGGCCTAAATGAGTGAGACAAGGGGTAAGGAATAAGCAAGGCAAAAACAGATATAATTCTTCTTTAGCCATTTGACAGGAATTTAAATAGTTCTCTTTGACAGATGAAAGTGTTTGATGCCCAAGTTCCCAACTTTGCTTAACGATGTCAATCTTCCAAAAGAAAATCTCAGGTTCCAATCGCCTCGTAACAGTCACACATAAAGAGCATAACTTGGCTGGCTGAAATCAAAGCCCAAAAAGGTTGACTTTTGCCATTTGAGATATTCCCCCAATCAGTCCATTCTTCCCTTCAGGGTCCTCTCTACAACTTCTGTTGGAGTGCTGGAGTACAGAAAAGTACAGAAAACAACCCAAGAATGAATTAGACGAAACTAAAAATCTAGCTGTGCACCAAATGCATAATCTAAGAAACAAACACCAGTCTGAGCCGTGGTAGAAGCAGACAGAACATAAAATCTACAAATCTCCCAATGTTCAAACCAATGAAGGGGCCATATCCAGACTGCAGCGTTATTGGGAGATGGCTGGGCATGCCGCCAGCTTTTGGTAAGCTAGATCACAGGTCTGGACATGGGAGGGCAAGGGGATCTTTCCAAAGGGGGAGGATAGAGGATGACATGCTGAGCACCCTGGTTGTGCCCAgtcttttcccttcttattTTAGGTATAAGAAACGAAAAATAGAAGACAACTCATGAATAGGATTCTTCAAGATAGTACGATGCAAAGAAGGAAGAGCACATTTAGGTCACCACTATCAAAGAATTATAGCATACACCATCCAATCTAAAGGCAGGCCACATCAATTAGATGGTCCAAGCAACAGATGCCACAGAGATATAGGAGCTTCAGTCAAATATGCATATTAACAAAATGAgtatagttgtcacggtgtctGAGTGACCCAACACCATTGGAGGTGTTCCAGATGCAAGGCAACGCCTAGACAACTATTTAAAGCACTCATCTGGCAAACTTTTTGAagctaaatttattttttcagtccTTGCCACCCGACTCCCCAGTCATGTAAGAACTAATATGGACCTCATGCACCCTGATATAGGATTTAGGTATGAAAAGAAATGAATAGAGTGCTTACACAATAAAGACGTGGCCACCCCATCCACTCAAACAGTCGCGATCCACAGAGGCCATCAGTGCCTGAGAAATGGTCTCAAATAGTTCTTCTGATTCCTGAAAGACAATTCAAAAGAAAGAATTTAGGATGACTAAAAATTACCATGATTTGAAAATTGGAAGGTTCATCAAGAATATGGCCATAATAAGAAGTCCTGAAAAATCACTCGCGCAGACGCATGATTTCAACCTACTAATGCACCTCATCACGCTGGAAAGTCCCCAATGTGGGAAAAAATGCAGCTTATGTTGCGTTAGTACTGGAACCAACTACTACTGTATTACGCTTTACTTAAAAGGGGGAGAAAATGAATTCATCATGCTCAGTAAAGTTTGGAAGCAATGCACCCTTGCCATGTTTTCAGGGACAGGCAACAGATAGGGGCCAGCAAACGCTAACTTGGTGCGGTTAGAATAGGCCGATCCTAGACACCATGTGCCTACTGCTTCTTTTACCGATGAAACCATGTGATGCAGTAGCACTTCCATGGCTGGACCGACTTGACCCCAGTCTAGAGACCTAGACCGAGAAGAACATGGCATGGTCAAGAAACTGAAATTGTTCTGGCTGCATCAATatgaaatatttcaagaataagaaatccATTTGGTAGTTCAATTTCTGTGAAAAGATTCTCTATATTTCTTTGGGAGTGGTTGCCAGGCCCGGAAaggagtggtggtggtggggtaGTAAGGGGGCATGGTGGTGGCGATGGCGGCAGGGGCATTGGTGTTGGTGAGACCAAGAGAAGAAGGGGGTGGTGTTTTATGTTTTAACATAAATTACTGTTTTGTCCATCAAATTAACCCATTTGCTCATTAAAGAGCAAGAGTGAAAtcagtttcaatttcaaatttgaaacaGGCCCTCAGCTCTTCAAGAATTTCTATTCCAATTGATTCCTATTTCACAGAAATAAGGtgcaaaaatcaaaccaaacaatttacaaaatagaaatcaccccacaaaattgaaatagaaaccaTACCTCAAATCAGGCCTTAATTGTTTAAGGGTTGATTTTGTCAtttgatatttattaataatttaatattttattcctGTTTAGCCAAGGATAGAAGTTGTAGGGGATAACAGTTTTGAGTTCAAATATATGTCAGTTTCAGGATACAATTAGGATTGTATCtctatatattttgattttcgATGCATGTAGCCATCAATTCTCAGAGTTCATGAAGATTTTTATAGTCTTAGTGatggttacatggatccaaacatcGATTTTGATAGAGTTTGATTGCAAAGTTTAAGACTGAACGGAGTGGTGTTTGAGAGATCTGAACTCATCTTCTAAGCTGGTACTGTTCACTCTACCTTGTTCATCTTTTGGGAATTTTAATTCACTTTCTGGCTGTTGTTTGGATCCGAAATTAGTTGTTTTCAAGAGGATTTGGGGTTAGAAATCTAATCCTAAAGTTTCATTGGATTTGGTTGTTCGGGAAAAGAGATCAATTGAATTTTTTCGGCTGTTCTATTGTTTCCTGCAATCTGAAATTTATTTACCAGAAAGTACACCCATAAACCATAATGCATCTTCCAATTAAGAGTAAATTACACTTACCTCCCTTGGAGATTCTGACAAGCTCACGGCAGCCCCAAGTTTGAAAAATATTACAACCGTCCCCTTTTAGACTAACGGTGTTAACGTAAAAtacatttaaaagaaaaatgaccaTTTTAACCTCACCTTCAACCTCTAAATTAACCTGATTACGAAGGTTTCTGCAACCAGAACAACTAAATCTCACCGATGCGAGAAATTCCTCCTCACTGTCCACAAAAAGGTtttttaaattagggttttcgtTAAAATTGGAAAGGCTGAGATTTACGaattcttaatttttcattAGCTTTTTTGTGTTTAGAAGAGAATAAATTAACGGGCAAGTTTCTTTTCCTTATAGACAGCTTCAATTCGTGGACACTAGAAGAAATGCAACTTCTTTTGCAGTCTTGAGTTGGATTTGAGATCTACAGGCCTTGTTTTCTCTTTGGGAAGAGTTGAGGAATTTTGTTAACTGTCAAGACAGTTCATTTTTTGGAGGTGTGGATGACAAGTTAGGTATTAGGTGGGAGATATCtctattttttccccctttttcttgttACTGGAGCTTAGATTCGGCAATGAACTACTGTTTTGGCTTAGGAATCACGAATGATGGGTTGTGTAACCTGGGGTTGCATTACCACATTCCTTTTATACTTGTTCTTCCCATTGTGTTTGGGCCCCagaattttgtttatttacCCACATAAAGTATGCATGTATAACAAAAACATCACTGGGCCTTCTAAATACAACTTATGCTTTAACCTTATAACAATGAAAGCTTACCTAATGATTTAAGGCACTTTTTTCTGCTTTAGCTCTGGACATTTGaacttctatttttatttatcaattttAAATTCCACTGATTTTCCCATATGAACTAATTTGGCTTGTTCTGTCGTTTTTAGCTTATATTTCATAGCCTTTATTTCGTTttacaagaagaaaaggaaaataggagATAAAGATTCCTTTTAAAAAAGGAGCATGTTTTAAGAGATCAAAAGACAAGCATACTCAACAAATTGATAGGAGATATCTAATTTCTAATTCTTGAAAAATAAGCATTAGTAAAATAAGAAACGAACCATATCAGGCTTGTACATTGACTCACAGGCACCATAGAGGGACTCTGATGCAGTACCAGCAACAACAAAATCTTTGGCAAGCTCCCTGTACATAGAACAACACAACATCCAagcaacaaaacaaaataaagaacaatAACTAAGAATTTCAGGATGTGCTAAATAGCACTCCAAACTAGACAAAATGTAGTTGATCAAAGCATTTATAGGAACATGGCTCTCCTCCCCCACCACcccaaaaaattctttttctttctgtgaggggggaaggagaaagaaattaTGTAGCAAGCAGCATTCAGCCAATAACTTGGGTAGTGGAGGTCCAAAGCACAAATAAATTGAGTTTCATTATTCACTAACAATACTGAGAGCAACCTGATCATGTAGTCCAACAACCATTTTGTCGAGTGCAACGTATTGCTGATCTAGTTTGACCTTCTctgcctccccccccccccccatgacCACCAACCTAAAGTCAAATGCTCAGCAGGATCAGACCTGTTAGTCGAATGATAAAAATCCACATTTCTCTCATTGAATATGAGGCACAATTAGATCAATTTTGGGCCTACCCCTGGCTGTTTTAgcttcttcaatctgaatcaaatcccTCTTCCGTACTGGAGAATTCAAAGGCCTATGTTGCACATGTACATGCTCATGCCACCTCAAAAGACTTTCTTGTAACTTATCATGTTAAGATTTTATATCTATAAAAACTCAGTGATGACAGCTGAGAGCAATATGATCAGAGGATTTTAAACAATGACCAAAACTCAGATCAgcaaataaaattagaaaacagAGTATTGCAAaaggatagagcctattggaaggcaaggatccatgtagccgacccatttAGCTGAGTTTCTCCCGACTTGCTGGGTTGTggctctttcctcttactctcttatttcttcttctttcttctctcatctttttatcttttcatcCCTTCCTTCCCCCAATTCTGTTtgaacttctttttttcttattttgtttcttatggatccatgtagccaactccattaagttgggataactTACAAGTGCTTGAGTAGAATCGAAATTATAAGAAATATAAAAGAGGCTTAGGAATCTACTAAACCTCTATTCCCAATCTCCTAATATGTTAGAAACTCTTACTAACCCAAAACTAGCCTACCAACACTACCAATGGAACTCCTAGTACTAATTCCCTAATATTAGAAATAATGACACTAACAATGGATCCCACCTCCATAATCTCACATGCATAGTTAATGTTTCGATTTTGGTCCATTTAATGCAAAATTGGTTTGATCCATATCAGAACCTgttttctggttcaaacaatTGGGTCACTTCCACCGACTAGGTTCAATGAACCAGCCTTATCTATTCAAGTTATGGATCAAGTTTCGTAGTCTAATttggttatattattatattatctgGCTGGAATATGAGGATTACATAAATCCAGTCCAGATTGgcttgttttctttgtttattctaGAGTTTTAGTCGAGTAATTAATCTCCACGGGATGGAGGATAGATAAGATTCAGATGAAGTTAGTTTTTGAGTCAGTTGAGATGCGGAGAAAGCCAAGATGCTCCACTTCTTTAGTGGGAAGGTCCTTCATTCGTGACAAGCGAAGTGGAGGATCCGACAAATCTCTCCTGTTGCATGGAAAGAAGTCTCAAGAATCAAGAGGTCAGAGACCTCTGTTTCGGCTTCAACACCAAAGCACCTgcatatagtttttttttttttctttttattgtattgtattgtattCAGTTATGACATTTACAGATTGGCCCATCAACTGTTGTTTATACAGCTTCTATAAATAATTGTAAGGCTTAACAACCCCCTAATGGAATTGGCTCATCTCTTGTGTGTTAAGGAAGGGATGTGTAAGGAGTCCATCCCTGCACACGTGTCTAGTCATGTGCTCATGGGTGCTTCTAGGTAAAGTGCTATATCCATGTACTAGAGGAAACCGAAACTAAGAATTTGAAATTTGTAACAGCAGcaaaaaagcaataaaaatgcgaaaaaaaaaaaaaaaaaaaaaaaatagcaaccaaGGAAGAAGATACCTGTAAGAACCCACTCAATTTTCTCAATCGATAGTCCAAAATCTGTCCATACAGCTGATAATAGGCTCTTCCTTATAGACCATGTTAATTCTACTCTAGATAACAATATAAAAACAACTCTAGAAGAATAAATTCCTAATGAACTAAGATCGTCGATATGAACCCATAGCGAGTTAGCTCTCAGAGGTAAAGCCAGAGATCATCAAAACACCAAACCATCCAAGGTAAAGATGGTTCTCAGTACCActtctataataataataactcgGCCttatccaactaaatggggttagctacatggatctttgccctccaaccaactctattcgaggtcatacttgatgcAACGCCaagttatgcatgtctttcctcactattcCTCAGGTCATTGTGGGTCTTCcccctggctcttttagtttcttcaatctgaatcaaatcactcctctgtacgagagcatccaaaggcctctgcGAACATAACCATGCCACCTCAAGCGATTGGGTCTCCCCCTGGCTCCTTTAGtttcttcaatttgaatcaaatcactatTCTGTACgagagcatccaaaggcctctgtTGAGCATGACCATGCCACCTCAAGAGAatttctcgtagcttatcatgtatcggagctactctcaaatcaactctaatatgatcattcattactttatccttcctagtttttccttttatccatctcaacatcctcatagtTGGTGGTATAACTGActtataaaatttttctttaatttttaaaggaaTAAGTCAATCGCACAACACTCTGGACGCATCTCTCCACCTCAacctgtagaaacgcaaccctaaaacaatgcagaagataatgaaaaaacaaggacaagcaatgcacacaaatttacaaggttcgacaagattgcctacgtcccggTGAGAtaagatcttgcttcactatcaatggagaataaagtTACAACGcttgtccctcacacctctcagtagtgcttgcattacagagaaagaaaccctcgctacaaatatatagcgaaaaaccctaatctagaaagtacacaattgccctcaaataaaaaattcgagtgggccccccgctatgcaggggggcctcctgcccccttgcaaccccacggcccgctaaccggctagggGGACCACCGTCCTTCCTGTCAAGGCGCTGCACCAATACTCTCTgggttaaactgtgatggaatacaagacatcgtacaccaacacaaccatcctatattaattttttgtgatcatcctctatatcaccttctttatttgtcCTAGTATGTACTccatcttcgttctacttatcttaaaacattTTGATTCCGAGGTTAAACTTCGTAACTCCAATTTGGCATTAATCATTactttgtctcatccaccaaaataatatcatcaacaaaaagcgTACACCAAGGagcctcatcttgaatgtctctggttaaatcatccatgataagcacaaacaaataagggcttaaagctgatccttgatgtagcaCAATTGTAATTGgtaattcactaccttgaccccccACATTTCTTACACtaaccaccacaccatcatacatTCTTTAATTATgttcacatatttacttgaaagacttatcttctctagtacttgccAAATTAACTATCAAGGGACTTTGCCATAAGCTTTTTCTATGTCAATAAATAGCATATGGAAATCCTTTTTGtaatctctaaatctttccatgagtctcctaAGTAAATAGCTTATATCATGGATCTTCTTGATATAAAACGAAATTGGTTCTTCGTAATAGTAGTTTCTTGTCTCAAGTGGGTTTCAATAACCCTTTCCCATAATTTCAAAACATGACAcattagttttatgcttctacagttattgcaactctgaatacaaaagcaaataaaaataacCAAACAACTCTGAATAAATCAGAATTGAGTTCCTAATATATAAACCCCACCACAACTTGGCACCATTTCAGTAAACTGCCAATAACTTTACAAAAATACATAGGAATCACAAAATCGTTGTCCATTTGAGAGGTAACtgaataagatttggaaagaagCCCAAATGGACACATTGCATGGCAACCACCTAGTAtttattccttttatttttagcAAAAATTAGTGAGAAGAGCGTTATACCTCCAACTTTGAATCTTGCACAAATCATCCAACAACGCAGCAAATTGTCACTTCCATTGCGTTCCTCTACTACCCAAGCATCAGTACCAAGCTTGCTTTTATGGCAATGATTTggccaaaaggaaaaaaaaaatgaaggtttCAAGGTTCTTTGTCCAAACCAGATGGAAGTCACGAAATGAGTCAAAATTTCGATCCATTTCGTGCGAAACCTGGTATTTATATTAAAGGATTGAAACAGTTTCAACCACAATATCGTCAAAACTGTTCATATCAAAACATCGACAGAAGTGTATATCGCTCATTTCGACAGCCTGCAAAACCCAAATGTTTCACGAAATTTCagtgaaaccctaaaccttggcGACAACGAAGCTGAACATAGGTGGCATCCACaatgttggaacttggaagatgGAGCTTTTGACTCAAACATAGAAATTCGAACCATACTTAACAGTTCCTTCTTCCTCTAGAAGGTGACAGTGCTGCattctagaattttttttaagaacacACATTATATAATTCTTTTTTGGAACCAGGACCCTTGAAGAAGACCACAAATAACCATAAAATTTGGAATCCTCCTCCATTATAATCACAATAAATCTAAACCCTGCAGCTTTAACACAAATATTGCAAAATGTGGTAAActaattgaaaatttaaaacagCATATTCTCTTTCTATGCAAACACTACACCAACTAGAAGAAAGTATCATGATGAGCATGAATACAACAAGAAATCGGGACAACATGATAAAAGACATGCTCACCAGGTTGTCTTTGTCATTTAAATAATTGCACTATCTGCACAtagaatgacagatacctactCACATTCCCCATAGGAGTTAGCATAAAATGAATTGCTAAATATTATGGAATTTTGTATAAATATATAgttaggccccaaggagagttgaacttatAACCTCTTAGttttgaggtgttggtcttcACCAACTGACCAACCTCTTGGGTTGaccaaataaaaatttcattgaaTGTGACAATACAAAATGACTTTAAGATGATGCAAAAATTTATAGCTGCTGAAGATCCATTGCATGTAACCAAGTTTCAAACAATAACCATAAGATCATTAAgatgagaaaggaagaaaacatactTTGCACCAATTGAATCCATTGTGCAGATGAAAGGCTTGTCATTATCTCCCAATCCAGCAATCACAGGTTGGCAGAAGTATGGTCCAAATCTATTACAAGAACCACATGCATGTCTTTTAGCAGCGATATTTTTATTGTTTCAGATTGCAGCACAaaatttttttggataggtGACAGTGAAATTTTTATTGCTAAGGAAACCAGATAATACAAACAACAGCAGAAGCTGAAGGCCACAAGAAACAGTCTAAGCTATTAGGTATCCtcccaaatatatataaaaatccaaataacCCATCCCTAGCCAACTTGTCTGCTAAAGAGTTGGCCGAACTCAATCACCCAGAAAAATAGAACCCTCCTTACACCACACAAGAACAATGATTTtacaaaaggaaaatagagaaaacatTCACTAAGCATGGCTGCCAAAAACATATGGCTTTAACAAGCTAGACAAGTACTTTATACAATTATGAGGCCAAAATAATTAAGCAACTCCTCCAATGAAGTGAAAAAGAAGCCCATGCACAAGGAAAATGCAACATTATAGTGTCTACAATTATCCTGGAATGTGACACATGTCAGGCAACACATTAACactcaaaggtcaaaatttatCAAATATCCCGGTTTCAAATATAATTCAAAATTATCTCACATAATCACATATCAGATGCCTCagatataaatataaataagtgGAGACCAAAATGTAACAAGGACATCTATTTTCATTTACTGCCCATACCCACTGGGGCCAGAAACTGAAGCATATCCACATCACTGGATAATCCATTTTGTCTCTaattcaaaaataataataataataataatgaaagagAGCGCATGCATACTCATTTAAAGAACATAAATGTGTAACAGCATGAAGAGGAAACATAAATATAGTTCCACCCTTGTGACTGCCAACCATCAGAATGtccagttttattttatataaatataaatatacatatgtttCCAGATGTCAATTTATCAGGCCACTTTTCCGACAATAACGTTGATGTCCAAGACTTCATTCAATGGTACAAAAAAATATGGCATCCATATTTTTTAAACAATAGATACTTTTAGGTTGATCTTTCCATTGACCCACACTCGATAGCAAGCTACATACCATGCAGAAGGCATCCATATTTTTCAACAATAGAAACTCTCTTTAGGCTGATATTTTCATTGACCCAACTCAATAGAAATCTGGATTGTCGGAGACTATTATGCAAAGGAAAATAGCCAAGAACACCCCGAGTCAACTCACAAATCTAAACAAAATAATGACCTACCCAAAGGTGCCATCAGTTCAACTCTCCCAATTATATGAAATATTTTGAATTGAACCAAGCAGATAACACCAACAACTGAATGGCAAAAAGCATTAGTGATTCCTTTGAAACCTAGGTACAGGAAAAGTTATTGTTAATAAATCAACAACTTCACAAGGGGATGCggatgcaaaaaataaaaattcggAAGGCGTATTAGGTTATGAAATTGCAAGCAAGCAAGCAACATGCCCACAATACATAGCTGCTTTAAATGCTTCAGTTCTGGCTTTTAGAAGGAAAATTAGCCAAAATTTTTATCGAACATGTCTACAGCGGCCAAAATTAAAGTTTTCCAATCAAATTGAAAGTTTGTAGACATTAAGACAACTCAGTAATCCATCCTATAAAAATGTCCCTAAATTGGGAGATGAATTTCCCACAAGAAGACCGTGCAACAGGAGTGTTGCCCACTTAGTCAAAGCAAGCTGAATCCAATTCCCTAAGAATGAAGTTTTGAATTTGGACTAAAAGCCTTTACAAACAACAGATATGAACCAGCATACAAGCTTTTAGCAAATAAAACTTTAACCCACCAAAACTCTTCACTATAGAACATCATTTTCATTGTCAGAACCAACCTTTTCTCATATAAAATAGCAGAAACAAGATTGGAAAAAGTCTCTGGCTTCATATCCCTCTCTTCGCGGAGTTGATATAGTTTGTGACGGAAGACAAGTCTCTGGTACCTTTGAAATAGAACGAAGATTgtaatgaaaaccatttaaatTTTCTCTTTAAAGATCAAACAAAAATGGGAGATAAAAATAGGAACTCAAATCAAAGAAAAGCAAAGCGAAACAGTGACTCCTACAGAGTTTGTGCATCTGTGGCTAGCCCAGCAAGTCCGATGTAAAGTTTTTCATGAATTTTGTAAATCCTAGGGAAATCAGTTGCAATGGTCTGAAGCTGCACACCAAGTCGCCGGTCACTGGCAATAGCAAAGCAATTCTTGCCCACCATTGCTACAAGTGCACTGCCATTATATTCGAAAATCTGCACAAGAAACAGAGGAAAGGGTTCAGTTAAAAGTTTGGATTGAGTTGCCCTAGCGACCTCGAGAAGATTGTAGCTCGTCCGAGACAAATAAGGGTTTCAAATAAGAAACGATCACTTAAAAAAGAATCTTACCGACATTGGGAGATAAAAGGAAGATTGATGAGACGCAGAGAAAAATCTATCAGCGGAGCGGAAGAAACCTCTGCTGAATCTCGCCACTCGCTTACTCTGAAATGTTTCTGTTTGAAGAAGTTTCTGTTTGAAGAAGTAAGGTGACTTGGGCAGAAGGTAAACGCGCGTGGTCGGATCAACCGTACCCAAAGGCCAAAAGGGGTGCGGGTGCGGGTGCGGGTGCGGGTGCGGGTCCGAATTCTGGTTTGCAAGagcaaaataaaggaaaatgatTTCTGTGAGGGGATTG
The Macadamia integrifolia cultivar HAES 741 unplaced genomic scaffold, SCU_Mint_v3 scaffold212, whole genome shotgun sequence DNA segment above includes these coding regions:
- the LOC122065796 gene encoding proteasome subunit beta type-3-A → MSIFEYNGSALVAMVGKNCFAIASDRRLGVQLQTIATDFPRIYKIHEKLYIGLAGLATDAQTLYQRLVFRHKLYQLREERDMKPETFSNLVSAILYEKRFGPYFCQPVIAGLGDNDKPFICTMDSIGAKELAKDFVVAGTASESLYGACESMYKPDMESEELFETISQALMASVDRDCLSGWGGHVFIVTPTEVVERTLKGRMD